A stretch of the Nitratifractor salsuginis DSM 16511 genome encodes the following:
- a CDS encoding SDR family NAD(P)-dependent oxidoreductase produces MGSAEQNWWEGKTLFITGGAKGIGAATVQAFLGKGASVCFVDRDESAAKAFLRKQGNSERLLYIAGDTRDARRMEEAAEEAVERFGGLDFVVSNAGIHRLGTILETDPQVWQELLDINLTGTYNTLRATLPHLIARHGGCMTLIGSDQSFIGKRRSFAYGATKGAIGQMAASLALDYAPEKIRVNCVCPGTIDTDLYRQAIAQIAAEEYGGDLREAERHSALQQPLGRIGTPQEVAAMVLFLASPEAGFITGARIPVDGGYTAQ; encoded by the coding sequence ATGGGTAGTGCGGAACAGAATTGGTGGGAGGGAAAGACCCTTTTTATCACCGGTGGGGCGAAAGGGATCGGTGCAGCGACCGTCCAGGCCTTTCTCGGAAAAGGAGCCTCCGTCTGCTTCGTCGATCGCGACGAGTCCGCTGCGAAGGCCTTTCTCCGGAAACAGGGAAACTCCGAACGGTTGCTCTACATAGCGGGGGATACCCGGGATGCCCGGAGGATGGAGGAAGCGGCGGAAGAAGCCGTCGAAAGATTTGGCGGATTGGATTTCGTTGTCTCCAATGCAGGGATTCACCGGCTCGGCACCATTTTGGAAACCGATCCCCAAGTTTGGCAGGAACTCCTCGATATCAATCTCACCGGAACCTACAATACCCTCCGTGCAACCCTGCCGCATCTCATCGCACGACACGGGGGCTGCATGACCCTCATCGGTTCCGACCAGAGCTTTATCGGGAAACGCCGTAGTTTCGCCTATGGGGCTACCAAGGGGGCCATCGGCCAGATGGCGGCATCTCTGGCACTGGATTACGCCCCGGAAAAGATCCGGGTCAATTGTGTCTGTCCCGGGACCATCGACACCGACCTCTATCGCCAGGCCATTGCACAGATCGCCGCCGAAGAATACGGCGGCGACCTCCGGGAAGCCGAAAGACACTCAGCTCTTCAGCAGCCTCTGGGCCGCATCGGGACTCCGCAGGAGGTCGCGGCGATGGTGCTCTTCCTCGCTTCTCCGGAAGCGGGATTCATCACAGGGGCCCGGATTCCCGTAGACGGCGGCTATACCGCTCAGTGA
- a CDS encoding aspartate/glutamate racemase family protein, producing the protein MKTIGILGGMSWESSALYYEIINEEVKKRLGGLHSARCVMLSVDFQEIEKLQHRGDWDATGELLAADARRIEAAGADLLLIATNTMHKVAPRIEEALSIPLLHIADATAKAIRDRGTRTIGLLGTRFTMEEEFYAGRLRQKWGLEVLTPQKRDREIVHRIIYEELVLGIVREESRAEFLRIINKLADRGAEGIIEGCTEIGMLVKTEHTGIPLFDTTHIHAQKAVDLALRDLT; encoded by the coding sequence ATGAAAACCATCGGCATACTCGGCGGGATGAGTTGGGAGAGCAGCGCACTCTACTATGAGATCATCAATGAAGAGGTCAAAAAACGCCTGGGCGGGCTCCACTCCGCCCGATGCGTAATGCTCAGCGTCGATTTCCAGGAGATTGAAAAGCTGCAGCATAGAGGCGACTGGGATGCCACGGGGGAACTGCTGGCCGCTGACGCCCGGCGTATCGAAGCCGCGGGAGCCGACTTGCTCCTCATCGCCACCAACACGATGCACAAGGTGGCTCCCCGGATCGAAGAGGCCCTCTCCATCCCTCTCCTTCACATCGCCGATGCCACCGCCAAAGCGATCCGTGACCGGGGGACCCGGACTATTGGGCTGCTGGGAACCCGCTTTACGATGGAAGAGGAGTTCTATGCCGGACGTTTACGGCAAAAATGGGGACTCGAGGTACTGACCCCCCAGAAGCGGGATCGGGAGATCGTCCACCGCATCATCTACGAAGAGCTGGTCCTCGGGATCGTGCGGGAAGAGTCGCGGGCCGAATTTCTTCGGATCATAAACAAACTTGCCGACCGGGGGGCCGAAGGGATCATCGAGGGGTGTACGGAGATCGGTATGCTCGTCAAAACCGAACATACCGGCATCCCCCTCTTCGACACAACACATATCCACGCCCAAAAGGCGGTGGATCTGGCCTTGCGCGATTTGACATAG
- a CDS encoding asparaginase domain-containing protein produces MPRLSNPLEGIAILSTGGTFNKIYDPIAGELRVDPHSQAVQELLKHWKCQAPLINIIGKDSLEMNEEDRRLLAQTVQERPERKILIVHGTDTMDLSGAHLARHCPDRQIVLAGAMIPYSIDPVEATANFASAIGWLLGNDAPGVFIAMHGLVLPYDRIVKDREKGIFVHKA; encoded by the coding sequence ATGCCCCGGCTCAGCAATCCCCTTGAAGGAATCGCCATTCTCTCCACCGGCGGGACTTTCAACAAGATCTACGATCCGATCGCCGGGGAGCTCAGAGTCGATCCCCACTCCCAAGCCGTCCAAGAGCTTTTGAAGCACTGGAAGTGCCAAGCGCCCCTCATCAATATCATCGGCAAGGACAGTCTGGAGATGAACGAAGAGGACCGCCGACTCCTGGCGCAGACCGTTCAAGAGCGGCCGGAGCGAAAGATCCTCATCGTCCACGGCACCGACACAATGGACCTCAGTGGCGCCCATCTAGCCCGGCACTGCCCCGATCGGCAGATCGTACTTGCCGGTGCGATGATCCCCTACTCCATCGACCCGGTGGAAGCCACCGCCAACTTCGCCTCGGCGATCGGCTGGCTGCTTGGCAATGATGCTCCGGGAGTCTTTATCGCGATGCACGGCCTGGTCCTTCCCTATGATCGGATCGTCAAGGATCGTGAAAAAGGGATTTTCGTCCACAAGGCATAA
- the mnmA gene encoding tRNA 2-thiouridine(34) synthase MnmA, translating into MAEKKVLVGMSGGVDSTVAALLLQKEGYEVVGVYMKLHDNEAYHRENYAKARRVGEYLGVEVHFLDISGDFRQEVYDYFVEEYRTGRTPNPCVVCNRQIKFGRMLEFADSLGIEKVATGHYVRSDGRYIYMARDRSKDQSYFLAQVRKEVIPRLLFPLGEWLKEEVKAYAAEIPVLQDLATQKESSEICFVENDYTEVLQRHMEIDREGEVLNEAGEVVGTHKGYMHYTIGKRRGFTVRGAHDPHYVLSVDPERNRIVVGTREKLEERSFEISRINLFEDLTEFDCQVKVRYRTRAIPAHVVIDGERGRVELGEPVYGLARGQFAVFYDGERLLGGGEIL; encoded by the coding sequence ATGGCTGAGAAGAAGGTTCTGGTAGGAATGAGCGGCGGGGTGGACTCCACCGTAGCGGCGCTGCTCCTGCAAAAAGAGGGCTACGAGGTTGTCGGCGTCTATATGAAGCTCCACGACAACGAGGCTTACCACCGGGAGAATTACGCCAAGGCCCGAAGGGTGGGGGAGTATCTGGGCGTGGAGGTCCATTTCCTCGATATCTCGGGTGATTTCCGGCAGGAGGTCTACGACTATTTCGTCGAGGAGTACCGCACCGGCCGCACCCCCAACCCCTGCGTGGTCTGTAACCGTCAGATCAAATTCGGCCGGATGCTGGAGTTCGCCGACTCCCTGGGGATCGAAAAGGTCGCCACGGGTCACTACGTCCGAAGCGACGGCCGCTATATCTATATGGCGAGGGACCGGAGCAAGGATCAGAGCTACTTCCTGGCCCAGGTACGCAAAGAAGTGATCCCTCGACTTCTCTTCCCGCTGGGAGAGTGGCTCAAAGAGGAGGTCAAAGCCTACGCCGCCGAGATCCCGGTGCTGCAGGACCTGGCCACCCAAAAGGAGAGCAGTGAAATCTGTTTCGTCGAGAACGATTACACCGAAGTGCTCCAGCGCCATATGGAGATCGACCGGGAAGGAGAGGTGCTCAACGAAGCGGGTGAAGTGGTGGGCACCCACAAGGGCTATATGCACTACACCATCGGCAAGCGCCGGGGCTTTACCGTGCGGGGGGCTCATGATCCCCACTATGTCCTCTCCGTCGACCCCGAGCGCAACCGCATCGTCGTCGGGACGCGGGAGAAGCTGGAGGAGCGAAGCTTCGAGATTAGTCGGATCAACCTCTTCGAGGATTTGACGGAGTTTGACTGCCAGGTCAAAGTCCGCTACCGCACCCGGGCCATCCCCGCCCACGTCGTTATCGACGGAGAGCGGGGCCGGGTAGAGCTGGGTGAACCGGTCTACGGCTTGGCGAGGGGACAGTTCGCCGTTTTTTATGATGGAGAGAGATTGCTGGGAGGCGGGGAGATTCTCTGA
- a CDS encoding dUTP diphosphatase, with the protein MLETMLRLQQQLNDETNGPGWEEGLTNRGKKIDWRRCIWLEAAELVESYPWKHWKNIDAAPDYDNIRIEAVDIWHFVMSEALRLNRLEGDGDISKLARRIAETESYCDFARGALKRPEDIYKQIATVESFVAALFAQAPIEELTARFFDVAALGELDLNTLYSLYVGKNILNRFRQDHGYKEGSYLKEWEGREDNVVMQEILAQNRGIGPEELYAKLEAAYPGAK; encoded by the coding sequence ATGCTCGAAACCATGCTCCGACTCCAACAACAACTCAACGACGAAACCAACGGCCCCGGCTGGGAAGAGGGCCTCACCAACCGCGGCAAAAAGATCGACTGGCGGCGCTGCATCTGGCTCGAAGCGGCGGAGCTGGTGGAGAGCTACCCCTGGAAACACTGGAAAAACATCGACGCGGCGCCCGATTACGATAATATCCGCATCGAAGCGGTCGACATTTGGCACTTTGTGATGAGTGAAGCGCTGCGTTTGAACCGGCTCGAGGGAGACGGGGATATCTCCAAACTGGCCCGACGCATCGCCGAGACGGAGAGCTACTGCGATTTCGCCCGGGGAGCGCTCAAGCGGCCCGAAGATATCTACAAACAGATCGCTACCGTCGAATCCTTCGTCGCCGCCCTCTTCGCCCAGGCACCCATCGAGGAACTTACCGCCCGTTTCTTCGATGTGGCGGCGTTGGGGGAGCTGGATCTAAATACACTCTACAGCCTCTACGTGGGCAAGAACATCCTCAACCGCTTCCGCCAGGATCACGGCTACAAAGAGGGAAGCTATCTCAAAGAGTGGGAGGGGCGTGAAGACAATGTTGTGATGCAGGAGATCCTCGCCCAAAACCGAGGCATCGGGCCCGAAGAGCTCTATGCCAAACTCGAAGCCGCCTACCCCGGAGCAAAATAA
- a CDS encoding ATP-grasp domain-containing protein, with the protein MSTILDLWSIGDAEEVTVVRAYGEGGHPELHLEGLMPILQLLDPQKYPRRVLVLGSPSAGSPTPGFTPALICNSICDPDSNREGLEAAERVIGAYPGVRVVNPPGAVRNSSRERLASLAVGIAGLRVPKTVRIAPLSSAELPEWVEKYGMEFPVLFRPVGGQEGRALIRIDSAEESGKLEAYALDGREFYLSEFVDFRSSDGYYRKYRFFIIAGKILPGHVIYSKHWKIQRDTIAELPPALKREAVDFLSFSEEEGVASLGVLAEKIGLDFMGVDCSFLADGKILLFEANACMNPFSEEKEPGYYTEAWRKRIVTALESLMDAKISTVKSVKR; encoded by the coding sequence ATGAGCACGATCCTGGATCTCTGGAGCATCGGGGATGCGGAGGAGGTGACCGTGGTGCGTGCCTATGGAGAGGGGGGACACCCGGAATTGCATCTGGAGGGTCTGATGCCGATACTGCAGCTTCTGGATCCTCAAAAATATCCCCGTCGTGTTCTGGTACTTGGCAGTCCTTCTGCCGGTTCGCCCACTCCGGGATTCACTCCCGCCCTGATCTGCAACAGTATATGTGATCCCGACAGCAACCGAGAGGGGCTCGAAGCGGCGGAACGGGTGATCGGGGCTTATCCCGGTGTCCGGGTCGTCAATCCTCCCGGAGCGGTGCGAAACAGCTCCAGGGAACGCCTAGCCTCTCTGGCGGTTGGTATTGCGGGGCTGCGGGTGCCCAAAACGGTGCGGATTGCTCCCCTGTCCTCCGCTGAGCTTCCGGAATGGGTGGAAAAGTATGGCATGGAGTTCCCGGTGTTGTTTCGTCCCGTGGGAGGCCAGGAGGGGAGAGCCCTGATCCGGATCGACAGCGCGGAAGAGTCCGGGAAGCTGGAAGCCTATGCCCTGGACGGACGGGAATTCTATCTGAGTGAATTCGTCGATTTTCGTTCGTCCGACGGATACTACAGAAAGTACCGGTTTTTCATCATCGCAGGGAAGATACTTCCGGGACATGTGATCTATTCCAAACACTGGAAGATCCAGAGAGACACGATCGCAGAGCTCCCGCCGGCCCTGAAGAGAGAGGCCGTCGACTTTCTCTCTTTCAGTGAGGAAGAGGGGGTGGCTTCGCTTGGGGTGCTTGCCGAAAAGATCGGTCTCGATTTTATGGGGGTCGATTGTTCGTTCCTGGCGGACGGGAAGATCCTTCTCTTCGAAGCCAATGCATGTATGAATCCCTTCTCCGAAGAGAAGGAACCCGGCTACTACACCGAAGCTTGGCGGAAGCGGATCGTCACCGCTCTGGAGAGCCTGATGGATGCCAAAATCTCTACAGTAAAAAGTGTCAAACGATGA
- a CDS encoding lysozyme inhibitor LprI family protein — protein sequence MNRLNIKVKTALAASLILASSLQASKPKSCMERASTQGAMNRCALESYRKADAELNRVYKRIKALYKDDKLFLEKLKRAQQTWIKLRDADLLLKFPHKGQPGYYGSDFPMCEAMFKRELTLERIRFLKQWLWGAEEGDLCSGSQKIRPQNNQPEDMP from the coding sequence ATGAACCGTCTCAACATCAAGGTAAAAACGGCTCTCGCAGCGAGTCTGATCCTTGCGAGTTCCCTCCAGGCAAGCAAACCCAAAAGCTGTATGGAGAGAGCCTCGACCCAGGGAGCGATGAATCGATGCGCACTCGAGTCTTATCGAAAGGCCGATGCGGAATTGAACAGAGTTTACAAGAGAATAAAGGCTCTTTACAAAGATGACAAACTCTTTCTCGAGAAACTCAAAAGGGCACAACAGACATGGATAAAACTACGAGATGCCGACCTCCTGCTGAAGTTTCCCCATAAAGGCCAACCCGGTTATTATGGCAGTGATTTTCCCATGTGTGAGGCGATGTTCAAAAGAGAGCTGACTCTCGAAAGAATCAGATTTTTGAAGCAGTGGCTGTGGGGAGCGGAAGAAGGCGATCTCTGTAGCGGCTCACAAAAGATCCGCCCACAAAATAACCAACCGGAGGATATGCCATGA
- the nosD gene encoding nitrous oxide reductase family maturation protein NosD yields MIAQAGALQQAIDRVEPGAMIELGSGVIEESVTIDKPLTLKGVEGKTLLQGPGRGTVVTIGSSHVHLEGLTIQGSGRRRERLDAAVKMDGVSDVSIKGCKIEKSLFGIIAERSAHLEFSRNSIRSYPEKVVDNRGDFIRLWGSHDIKVRGNRLEHGRDLSVTRSHNVLLADNRIREARYGILASMDTNLTARGNDIRNIYAGFFIRGGRDLNATGNTVFDTRTATGTGILLAHGRNIHISDNLLMACAQALYIDASPVEIGMRRYIYHNAVVDNVTALHFHAALRNNTIRDNDFVGNLHDVERDIPKAKREHNDIALNYWDRYEGFDRDRDGVGDTPYRVLIYADKLWQDDHRLKFFYATPILSLVDFIERLAPFDAPEELLKDPRPRMQRNIHSTAIEVK; encoded by the coding sequence GTGATCGCACAGGCAGGGGCCTTGCAGCAGGCCATTGACCGGGTGGAGCCCGGGGCGATGATCGAGCTGGGATCTGGCGTGATCGAAGAGAGCGTCACCATCGACAAGCCGCTGACTCTCAAAGGAGTGGAAGGCAAAACTTTGCTTCAGGGACCCGGCAGGGGAACGGTAGTGACAATCGGCTCTTCTCATGTGCATTTGGAAGGTTTGACGATCCAAGGAAGCGGCCGTCGGAGGGAGAGGCTGGATGCGGCGGTGAAGATGGACGGGGTGTCGGATGTAAGCATCAAAGGGTGCAAAATTGAGAAAAGCCTCTTTGGGATCATCGCGGAGCGGAGTGCCCATCTGGAATTTTCAAGAAATAGTATTCGCTCTTATCCTGAGAAGGTAGTCGATAACCGCGGGGATTTCATCCGGCTCTGGGGCAGCCACGACATCAAAGTGCGGGGCAACCGCTTGGAGCACGGGCGGGATCTCTCCGTAACCCGTTCGCACAATGTCCTCCTTGCCGATAACCGCATCCGAGAAGCCCGCTACGGAATCCTGGCCTCGATGGATACCAACCTCACGGCCCGAGGCAACGATATTCGGAACATTTATGCCGGTTTTTTTATCCGGGGCGGTCGAGACCTCAATGCCACCGGCAATACCGTCTTCGATACCCGCACCGCCACGGGGACGGGTATATTGCTGGCACACGGCAGGAATATCCATATCTCGGACAATCTATTGATGGCCTGTGCCCAGGCTCTCTACATCGACGCTTCGCCCGTGGAGATCGGGATGCGCCGTTACATATACCACAACGCCGTTGTTGACAACGTAACCGCGCTGCACTTTCACGCCGCCCTGCGCAACAATACCATCCGCGACAACGACTTCGTGGGCAATCTCCACGACGTGGAGCGGGACATCCCCAAAGCCAAACGGGAGCACAATGATATCGCTCTGAACTACTGGGACCGTTACGAAGGCTTCGACCGTGATAGAGACGGAGTGGGGGATACCCCCTACCGGGTACTTATCTACGCCGACAAGCTTTGGCAGGATGATCATCGGCTGAAGTTTTTCTACGCAACGCCGATCCTCTCGCTGGTCGATTTCATCGAACGTTTGGCTCCCTTCGACGCGCCGGAGGAGCTGCTCAAAGATCCCCGGCCCCGAATGCAGCGGAATATCCATTCAACGGCAATTGAGGTAAAATGA
- a CDS encoding ATP-grasp domain-containing protein, with the protein MRLLNLVGIPDSGKIRVLQNRGDLFRSDFHFPGNLPLLEYLGRTGALEVVTLLLGGLKSSEIRVGPTDLIFNSICDPDINAHALNVAAEVIEALEKPVINDPRWIVRSGRENVVRLLEGVEGVRLPSVIRTVARSANELIEAAERSVRYPFLVREAGKHGGKTFLKIDRPSEEWKLHCFPFDGRAYYLSSFVETRGEDGLYRKYRMVFIDGEPWPRHMIASREWMVHVGSRRELMANVASLRREEEEFLTEGSEKFAHLCAEIGHRVGLDFFGLDFGINREGQLVPFELNACMNVLGGGTHPAPFDYHNRRSDEIRQSIFAMMRRRAIGH; encoded by the coding sequence ATGAGGCTTCTGAATCTCGTCGGAATCCCTGACAGCGGCAAGATCCGGGTCCTGCAGAACCGGGGTGATCTCTTTCGGAGTGATTTTCATTTTCCGGGGAATCTTCCTCTCTTGGAGTATCTGGGCCGCACCGGTGCGTTGGAAGTGGTCACGCTGCTGCTGGGCGGGTTGAAAAGCTCGGAGATACGGGTAGGTCCGACGGACCTCATTTTCAATTCCATCTGCGATCCCGACATCAACGCACACGCCTTGAACGTGGCCGCAGAAGTTATCGAAGCGCTGGAGAAGCCGGTGATCAACGATCCCCGCTGGATCGTGCGCAGCGGCAGGGAAAATGTTGTCAGACTTCTGGAGGGTGTGGAAGGGGTGCGCCTTCCGTCAGTGATCAGGACAGTAGCCCGAAGTGCAAACGAGTTGATCGAAGCGGCGGAACGTTCCGTCAGATACCCCTTTCTGGTCCGTGAAGCGGGGAAACACGGGGGAAAAACGTTCCTGAAGATCGACCGTCCTTCCGAGGAGTGGAAACTGCATTGCTTTCCGTTCGATGGGAGAGCCTATTATCTCTCTTCCTTCGTAGAGACCCGGGGAGAGGACGGGTTGTATCGTAAGTACCGGATGGTCTTCATCGACGGAGAGCCCTGGCCGAGGCATATGATCGCTTCGAGAGAGTGGATGGTCCACGTCGGAAGCCGGCGGGAATTGATGGCAAACGTGGCGTCACTGCGCAGAGAAGAGGAGGAGTTCCTGACTGAAGGGTCCGAAAAATTCGCTCATCTGTGTGCGGAGATCGGGCACCGTGTCGGACTTGACTTTTTCGGGCTCGATTTCGGGATCAATCGGGAGGGACAGCTGGTGCCCTTCGAGCTCAATGCCTGTATGAATGTTCTGGGAGGCGGAACCCATCCCGCGCCGTTTGACTATCACAACCGACGGAGCGATGAGATCCGCCAGTCGATCTTTGCGATGATGCGCCGCAGGGCGATCGGTCACTGA
- a CDS encoding response regulator transcription factor produces the protein MKEGALLGIRFRIKKREELTEKDLQESRYEAVIVSMTTPGTVQNYLETIRKIRRYRSRVPIIAIDHFDSSSKIGNCLEAGCSDYIKPPVTNKEILMKLTFWIEWETPDRGRIVTLRNGYSFDLYKNELTHRQVPVTLSRQEGLFLHLLARYRGSFISAETLIDYIWGYGGDKNRLRVLVYKLRKKIATPLIIAMRGVGYKLENLSGELSPHCPVPGN, from the coding sequence GTGAAAGAGGGGGCTCTGCTGGGCATCCGCTTCCGGATCAAAAAGAGAGAAGAGTTGACAGAAAAGGACCTGCAGGAAAGCAGGTATGAAGCCGTCATCGTCTCCATGACAACGCCGGGTACCGTACAGAATTATCTCGAGACAATCCGCAAAATCCGCCGATATCGCAGTCGGGTCCCAATCATTGCCATCGATCATTTCGACAGCAGTTCCAAGATCGGAAACTGCCTCGAAGCGGGCTGCTCGGATTACATCAAACCCCCGGTGACCAATAAAGAGATTTTGATGAAACTCACCTTCTGGATCGAGTGGGAGACACCGGATCGTGGCCGAATCGTAACACTGAGAAACGGATACAGTTTTGATCTCTACAAAAACGAACTGACTCACCGACAGGTCCCGGTAACCCTCAGCCGTCAGGAGGGTCTTTTCCTCCATCTTCTCGCTCGCTATAGAGGATCCTTTATTTCGGCAGAGACCCTGATCGACTATATCTGGGGCTACGGCGGTGATAAAAACCGTCTGAGAGTGCTCGTCTATAAACTCCGCAAGAAAATCGCCACCCCTTTGATCATTGCCATGAGAGGAGTGGGCTACAAACTCGAAAATCTCTCCGGTGAACTCTCTCCCCACTGCCCGGTGCCCGGCAATTGA
- the metG gene encoding methionine--tRNA ligase, producing the protein MSEHCKKAYITTPIYYVNDIPHIGHAYTTIIADTLAIYSRMAGLETFFLTGTDEHGQKIEEAAKKRGKSPKEYADEISGRFKALWDEFDISYDKFIRTTDEDHKLGVQAAFKKMYEKGDIYKDVYRGHYCISCEAFFTETQLVDGEFCPECGKPTQIVEEESYFFRLSKYQDKLLEWYRENEKCILPKTRRNEVMRFVEGGLDDLSITRTSFDWGVKLPPEINDPKHVMYVWLDALMNYLTALGYGTDEKLLDFWPARVHLIGKDILRFHAVYWPAFLMSLDMPLPKHIAAHGWWTRNGEKMSKSKGNVINPKEVADAYGLENFRYFMLREVPFGGDGDFSQKALIDRINSDLGNDLGNLLNRLIGMSGKYSEGSVSSAKVAELYGDELAEVHDSLDKLEPLLFEMQLHRYLEELWKPLSIANKSIDKYQPWVLMKEGKTEEALALLGLIANILAKVSVMLHPVMPKTTDTIARALGFTINQTAYEDLIKRKDLLSDFTIEKVPPLFPRIEEQLLKEATPAEEKAAPKKEASKKEKAKSEEPQGLITIDQFFQTSLKVGTVLEAEEVPKSKKLLLLQVDLGEEQPRQIVAGIKEWYAPADLVGTQVCVVANLKPAKLMGLRSEGMLLAAKDEEGLALIRPEKPKKPGTPIG; encoded by the coding sequence ATGTCCGAGCATTGCAAAAAAGCCTATATCACCACTCCGATCTATTATGTCAACGACATTCCCCACATCGGCCATGCCTATACCACCATCATCGCCGATACCCTGGCGATCTACTCCCGCATGGCCGGCCTGGAGACCTTTTTCCTCACCGGGACCGACGAACACGGGCAAAAGATCGAAGAGGCCGCCAAAAAGCGGGGCAAATCCCCCAAGGAGTATGCCGACGAGATCAGCGGACGCTTCAAAGCCCTCTGGGACGAATTTGACATCAGTTACGACAAGTTCATCCGTACCACCGATGAAGACCACAAACTGGGGGTCCAGGCGGCTTTTAAAAAGATGTATGAGAAGGGGGACATTTACAAAGATGTCTACCGGGGCCACTACTGCATCAGCTGCGAAGCCTTCTTCACCGAGACCCAGCTCGTCGACGGCGAATTCTGTCCCGAATGCGGCAAGCCGACCCAGATCGTTGAGGAGGAGAGCTACTTTTTCCGGCTGAGCAAATACCAGGACAAGCTCCTGGAGTGGTATCGGGAGAATGAAAAGTGCATCCTCCCCAAGACCCGCCGCAACGAAGTGATGCGCTTCGTCGAAGGAGGGCTCGATGACCTCTCCATCACCCGCACCAGCTTCGACTGGGGGGTCAAGCTCCCGCCGGAGATCAACGACCCCAAACACGTCATGTATGTCTGGCTCGATGCGCTGATGAATTACCTGACCGCACTGGGCTACGGCACCGACGAGAAGCTCCTCGATTTCTGGCCCGCCCGCGTGCATCTCATCGGCAAGGATATCCTCCGCTTCCACGCCGTCTACTGGCCCGCTTTTCTGATGAGCCTCGATATGCCCCTGCCCAAGCACATCGCGGCCCACGGCTGGTGGACCCGCAACGGGGAGAAGATGTCCAAATCCAAGGGCAACGTCATCAACCCCAAAGAGGTGGCCGACGCCTATGGCCTGGAGAACTTCCGCTACTTTATGCTCCGGGAGGTCCCCTTCGGCGGTGATGGAGATTTCAGCCAAAAGGCCCTCATCGACCGGATCAACTCCGACCTGGGCAACGATCTGGGCAACCTCCTCAACCGCCTCATCGGTATGAGCGGCAAATACAGCGAAGGCTCCGTCAGCAGCGCCAAAGTGGCCGAACTCTACGGCGACGAGCTGGCGGAAGTCCACGACTCCCTGGACAAGCTAGAGCCGCTGCTCTTTGAAATGCAGTTGCACCGCTACCTCGAAGAGCTCTGGAAGCCCCTCTCCATCGCCAACAAATCGATTGACAAATACCAACCCTGGGTGCTGATGAAAGAGGGCAAAACCGAAGAGGCCCTGGCCCTGCTGGGGCTCATCGCCAACATCCTGGCCAAGGTCTCCGTGATGCTCCACCCCGTCATGCCCAAGACCACCGATACCATCGCCCGGGCCCTGGGCTTCACGATCAACCAGACCGCCTATGAAGACCTGATCAAGCGCAAAGACCTCCTCAGCGACTTCACCATCGAAAAGGTCCCACCCCTCTTCCCCCGCATCGAAGAGCAGCTGCTCAAAGAAGCGACTCCCGCCGAAGAGAAAGCCGCTCCCAAGAAGGAGGCATCCAAAAAAGAGAAGGCCAAGAGCGAAGAGCCCCAGGGGCTCATCACCATCGACCAGTTTTTCCAAACCAGCCTCAAAGTCGGCACCGTGCTCGAAGCCGAAGAGGTCCCCAAGAGCAAAAAGCTCCTGCTTCTCCAGGTGGACCTGGGCGAAGAGCAGCCGCGCCAGATCGTCGCCGGGATCAAAGAGTGGTATGCCCCGGCGGACCTGGTCGGCACCCAGGTCTGCGTCGTGGCCAACCTCAAACCCGCCAAACTGATGGGCCTGCGCTCGGAGGGGATGCTTCTGGCCGCCAAAGATGAGGAGGGCTTGGCCCTGATCCGCCCCGAAAAGCCCAAAAAACCTGGCACACCGATCGGGTGA